In Aphelocoma coerulescens isolate FSJ_1873_10779 chromosome 13, UR_Acoe_1.0, whole genome shotgun sequence, the following are encoded in one genomic region:
- the LOC138118420 gene encoding proteinase-activated receptor 3-like, with the protein MSRLLLSPGSAAACVTLLLGCAWLGSATQPSPVPVRGRALLRLTPQEKNQCSEASEEDFLNGTLSTRLLPALYSVVLLVGLPANALACWVLATNFRRCSCALFLLNLAAADLLFVLLLPFKISYHLLGNHWLFGDYLCRTMVAFFYGNMYSSILFLTCIGLERYISVAHPFLWKGSSWTSGKVGICVGIWLLVGLGMSPLLLRSHTHDISSLNITTCHDVLGKETQKFFGYYFLSLVGLGFGLPFVLMAISYSCILARLLAKGGSHGQVVRLLALVLLVFILCFTPSNVLLFIHHLLEPTGCNNGTYVSYALALVLSACNNCFDPFIYFYVSRDFRGWVQDAGGRCLRGLESSSGRSTEKTALPLRSSGQSQGCQATSPCPGEERA; encoded by the exons ATGTCCCGGCTGCTGCTGTCACCtggttctgctgctgcctgtgtcaCCCTCCTGCTCGGCTGTGCCTGGCTCGGCTCTGCCACCCAACCCTCCCCAG TGCCTGTCCGAGGGCGAGCCCTGCTCCGCCTCACGCCCCAGGAGAAGAACCAGTGCTCCGAGGCCTCCGAGGAAGATTTCCTCAATGGCACCCTCAGCACCcgcctgctccctgccctctACTCCGTGGTCCTGCTCGTGGGGCTGCCAGCCAACGCTCTGGCCTGCTGGGTCCTGGCCACCAACTTCAGGAGATGCTCCTGTGCCCTCTTCCTGCTCAACCTGGCCGCGGCTGACCTGCTCTTTGTCCTCCTGCTGCCCTTCAAGATCTCCTACCACCTCCTGGGCAACCACTGGCTCTTTGGGGACTACCTGTGCCGCACCATGGTGGCCTTCTTCTACGGGAACATGTACAGCTCCATCCTCTTCCTCACCTGCATCGGCCTGGAGCGCTACATCTCTGTGGCACACCCGTTCCTGTGGAAGGGCTCCAGCTGGACAAGTGGCAAGGTGGGCATCTGTGTGGGCATCTGgctgctggtggggctgggcatGAGCCCTCTGCTCCTGCGCTCGCACACACACGATATCTCGAGCCTGAACATCACGACGTGCCACGACGTGCTGGGAAAGGAAACCCAAAAGTTCTTTGGCTACTATTTCCTGTccctggtggggctgggctttGGGCTGCCCTTCGTGCTCATGGCCATCTCCTACAGCTGCATCCTGGCGCGGCTGCTGGCCAAGGGAGGGAGCCACGGGCAGGTGGTGCGTCTCCTGGCCCTGGTCCTCCTGGTCTTCATCCTCTGCTTCACGCCCAGCAACGTGCTGCTCTTCATCCACCACCTGCTGGAGCCCACGGGGTGCAACAACGGCACCTACGTCTCCTACGCCCTGGCCCTGGTGCTCAGTGCCTGCAACAACTGCTTCGATCCCTTCATCTACTTCTATGTCTCCCGGGATTTTCGGGGCTGGGTCCAGGATGCTGGAGGCCGCTGCCTGCGGGGCCTCGAGTCCTCGTCGGGGAGGTCTACGGAGAAGACGGCCCTGCCCCTGAGGTCCAgtgggcagagccagggctgccaggcTACGTCCCCCTGCCCCGGGGAAGAGAGAGCCTGA